The following coding sequences lie in one Alloacidobacterium dinghuense genomic window:
- a CDS encoding tetratricopeptide repeat protein — protein MKAFYRLRSRSERIKGAARLWRLVIILAALASFLDGVAGAQGAPSHQLQEASIHGTVLDSAGRPVGAARVRLEQKGNPDTVATTTSDGAFVFSGIRSGTYQVSAEKSGQHSSVVAAIASPTAQESIQLVLGSSQLSSSPSSEGMAFADKPNFTVAGITDWTAVGGHGSDASLRTSEALARETTTLMPESAGHGTFNTSVMSADKEAEAKLRAALAASPHSFEANHQLGEFCLQAKSYREAIPLLETAYNINPANHDNEFDLALAYKEAGDFSQAREHIQNLFNHEDNAGLHRALGDLDETMGDSLESVREYEQAARLDPSEQNYFAWGSELLLHRAVWPAAEVFKKGSEIHPKSARMLAALGAALFASALYDEAARRLCEASDLNPADPAPYIFLGKIDIAAPSPLPCAETKLKQFLEETPDDARANYYYAMAIWKQQKGTENSQKMQQVESSLTKAVIADPKYGEAYLQLGNLYADERDSDKAISSYIKAIEVDPQLSEAHYRLGVVYERRGESAKAKQEFQLHDEIEKAQSAAIERQRQEVKQFLVVLQGRPTVH, from the coding sequence ATGAAAGCTTTCTACAGGCTACGATCCCGCTCAGAAAGAATCAAAGGAGCCGCGAGGCTATGGCGTCTGGTCATAATTCTCGCGGCCTTGGCGAGTTTCTTGGACGGAGTTGCTGGTGCGCAGGGCGCTCCTTCGCATCAGCTGCAAGAAGCTTCAATTCATGGGACTGTTCTGGACTCGGCGGGTAGGCCTGTTGGTGCGGCTCGGGTGCGGCTGGAACAAAAAGGAAACCCGGATACTGTGGCGACGACGACTTCGGATGGAGCTTTTGTATTTTCTGGGATTCGATCCGGAACCTATCAAGTAAGTGCGGAGAAATCCGGACAGCATAGTTCTGTCGTCGCCGCCATTGCATCTCCAACAGCACAAGAGAGTATTCAACTAGTACTTGGTTCAAGCCAATTGTCATCGTCACCCTCCAGCGAAGGGATGGCCTTCGCAGACAAGCCGAATTTCACCGTTGCAGGAATCACAGATTGGACTGCAGTCGGTGGGCACGGCTCAGATGCAAGCCTTAGAACCAGCGAGGCGCTCGCTCGCGAAACCACAACACTAATGCCCGAGAGTGCTGGTCATGGAACATTCAATACTTCTGTGATGTCAGCTGACAAGGAAGCTGAAGCGAAGTTGCGCGCGGCTCTTGCTGCCTCTCCGCACAGTTTCGAAGCGAACCATCAACTTGGTGAATTCTGCCTGCAAGCAAAAAGCTACCGCGAAGCGATTCCGTTACTAGAGACTGCGTACAACATTAATCCTGCGAATCATGACAACGAATTTGACCTGGCGCTTGCCTATAAAGAAGCTGGCGATTTCTCGCAGGCCAGAGAACACATTCAGAACTTGTTCAATCATGAAGATAATGCTGGCCTTCATCGTGCGTTGGGCGATTTGGATGAAACTATGGGAGACTCCCTGGAATCTGTTCGGGAGTACGAACAAGCCGCTCGTCTGGATCCAAGCGAGCAAAATTACTTTGCATGGGGTTCGGAGTTGTTGTTGCATCGGGCGGTATGGCCTGCGGCTGAGGTTTTCAAAAAGGGAAGTGAGATACATCCTAAGTCGGCCAGGATGCTAGCTGCGCTGGGTGCGGCTCTTTTCGCCAGTGCTCTTTATGATGAAGCGGCTCGCCGTCTTTGTGAGGCCTCTGACTTGAATCCTGCTGATCCTGCTCCTTACATATTTCTGGGCAAGATTGATATTGCTGCGCCTTCGCCACTGCCGTGTGCTGAGACTAAGCTAAAGCAGTTTCTAGAGGAAACGCCGGACGACGCCCGCGCGAATTATTACTATGCGATGGCGATCTGGAAGCAACAAAAGGGCACAGAAAATTCACAAAAGATGCAACAGGTAGAGAGTTCGCTCACCAAGGCAGTGATCGCTGATCCTAAATATGGTGAAGCTTACCTTCAACTCGGGAACCTCTACGCAGATGAGAGGGATTCTGACAAAGCGATTAGCTCGTATATCAAGGCAATCGAGGTGGATCCGCAGCTAAGCGAGGCGCACTACAGGCTGGGTGTAGTGTATGAACGAAGGGGAGAGTCTGCAAAGGCGAAGCAGGAATTCCAGCTGCACGATGAGATCGAGAAGGCCCAGTCTGCTGCAATCGAACGACAGCGCCAGGAAGTTAAGCAGTTTCTAGTCGTGCTACAGGGAAGGCCGACGGTTCACTGA
- a CDS encoding GlcG/HbpS family heme-binding protein, producing MLKLLAVILFPVMTMFASDLPSKKYLNLANIKMMVAAAEEKAKELNVSVTICVVDESGNLLFLEKGETASLNTIQFAQKKARHAAFYGNPSKNGADTVKSGSVEAMSFPEFFPNQGGLPIKVDGQILGGISASGAKSEIDEQIAQAGIDALLKK from the coding sequence ATGCTTAAGCTTCTAGCTGTGATACTTTTCCCAGTTATGACGATGTTCGCCAGCGATCTCCCTAGCAAGAAATATTTGAACCTTGCCAATATCAAAATGATGGTTGCTGCGGCTGAAGAGAAGGCCAAGGAACTGAATGTTTCCGTGACGATCTGCGTTGTGGACGAGAGCGGAAATCTGCTTTTTCTGGAAAAGGGCGAGACTGCCTCGCTCAATACGATCCAGTTTGCGCAAAAGAAAGCACGGCATGCGGCGTTCTACGGCAATCCGTCAAAGAATGGAGCGGACACTGTAAAAAGCGGTAGCGTCGAAGCGATGTCCTTTCCGGAATTCTTTCCTAATCAGGGGGGATTGCCGATAAAGGTCGATGGCCAGATACTCGGTGGAATTTCTGCCAGCGGCGCCAAGTCTGAGATTGATGAGCAGATCGCTCAGGCAGGCATCGACGCGCTTTTAAAGAAGTAG
- a CDS encoding CocE/NonD family hydrolase: MRKNFRWLHSSIFAFILFVAGALSAQTTQAPLYPNYPSETPATFQPSTFGMDFERREVMIPMRDGVKLHTVILVPHGAKHEGILLTRTPYSANALTMNTPSVHLATSLWGYDNATETIIAGGYIRIVQDIRGKYGSEGDYVMNRPIHGPLNPTPVDESTDTYDTIDWLVKNIPETNGKVGVLGISYDGFLSLMPLIHPHPALKVAVPMNPMVDGWRGDDWFHNGAFREQNMPYIYEQTATRSNDAHWLSSNFDDYDTYMNAGSAGELGKQRKMDQIGFWTKVTGHPAYDSFWSDQAVDRILANEPTTVPTMLVASLWDQEDIYGAIAVYKALEPKNTSNNKLFLVLGPWHHGQEIEDASSLGAINFHSDTGLYFREQILAPFLAHYLKDDAPPMDTAPVTAFETGTNKWERLQAWPSGCANGCTPKPTPLYLQAEGKLAFTAPTKKAAFDEYISDPAKPVPFRARPSQPVGYTPNLSWVRWLVDDQREFSGRTDVLTFTTETLTAPVKISGEPIANLFASTSGSDADWVVKLIDVYPDEVAGQPELGGYQLPVSMDIFRGRYRESLSEPKAIPPNTPLQYKFALPTTNHIFAAGHKIMVQVQSSWFPLYDRNPQTFVPNIFFAQPSDYQKATMRIYHSPTQASFVELPLVTEH, from the coding sequence TTGCGTAAGAATTTTCGCTGGCTTCACTCGTCAATTTTTGCATTTATTCTTTTCGTTGCAGGCGCTCTAAGCGCACAAACAACTCAAGCGCCGCTCTATCCGAATTATCCTAGCGAGACGCCTGCAACCTTTCAGCCGTCCACCTTCGGCATGGACTTCGAACGCCGCGAAGTCATGATTCCCATGCGTGATGGAGTAAAGCTGCACACAGTCATTCTGGTGCCCCATGGCGCAAAGCACGAAGGCATTCTCTTGACGCGCACTCCGTACAGCGCCAATGCGCTCACAATGAACACACCCAGCGTGCATCTGGCAACCAGTTTGTGGGGCTACGACAATGCAACCGAAACGATCATTGCAGGCGGCTACATCCGTATTGTGCAGGACATTCGCGGAAAATACGGCAGTGAAGGCGACTACGTGATGAATCGTCCGATCCATGGGCCGCTCAATCCGACTCCGGTTGATGAATCAACCGACACCTACGACACGATCGATTGGCTGGTAAAGAACATACCGGAGACGAATGGGAAGGTCGGCGTCCTGGGAATCTCCTATGACGGCTTTCTCTCTCTCATGCCTCTCATTCATCCGCATCCGGCTCTGAAGGTTGCCGTTCCTATGAACCCGATGGTGGACGGCTGGCGTGGCGACGACTGGTTTCATAACGGCGCCTTCCGAGAACAAAACATGCCGTATATCTACGAGCAGACGGCAACCCGCTCGAACGACGCGCACTGGCTCTCCAGCAACTTCGATGATTACGACACCTACATGAATGCGGGGTCGGCAGGCGAGTTGGGCAAGCAACGCAAAATGGATCAGATTGGCTTCTGGACGAAAGTGACCGGGCATCCAGCTTACGACAGTTTCTGGAGCGACCAGGCAGTAGATCGGATTCTCGCTAACGAGCCGACGACTGTGCCGACCATGCTTGTAGCCAGCTTGTGGGACCAGGAAGACATCTACGGCGCTATTGCTGTCTACAAAGCCCTTGAGCCTAAGAACACAAGCAATAACAAGCTGTTTCTCGTCCTGGGTCCCTGGCACCACGGCCAGGAAATCGAAGATGCCAGCTCGCTCGGCGCAATTAATTTCCATAGCGACACTGGACTTTATTTCCGCGAACAAATTCTTGCGCCGTTTCTCGCGCACTACCTGAAGGACGATGCGCCGCCGATGGACACGGCTCCGGTCACTGCATTTGAAACAGGTACGAATAAGTGGGAGCGCCTCCAGGCATGGCCCTCAGGCTGTGCGAATGGTTGCACGCCAAAACCAACGCCGCTTTATCTGCAGGCGGAAGGGAAGCTCGCGTTCACAGCCCCCACAAAGAAAGCAGCATTCGACGAATATATTTCAGATCCAGCTAAACCAGTTCCTTTCCGCGCGCGCCCCAGCCAACCTGTCGGTTATACACCAAACCTGTCATGGGTACGATGGCTTGTGGATGACCAGCGCGAGTTCTCTGGGCGAACCGATGTTCTGACCTTTACCACAGAGACTCTCACTGCACCTGTTAAGATCAGCGGCGAGCCCATTGCGAATCTGTTCGCATCAACCTCCGGAAGCGACGCCGATTGGGTAGTAAAGCTAATCGATGTTTATCCCGATGAAGTTGCTGGCCAGCCTGAGTTAGGAGGCTATCAGTTACCCGTGTCCATGGACATCTTTCGAGGTCGTTATCGCGAGAGTCTCTCCGAGCCCAAGGCGATCCCACCAAATACACCGCTGCAATACAAATTTGCGTTGCCAACCACGAACCACATCTTCGCTGCAGGGCATAAAATCATGGTCCAGGTGCAGTCAAGCTGGTTTCCGCTCTACGACCGAAACCCCCAAACTTTTGTACCGAACATCTTCTTTGCACAGCCTTCGGACTATCAAAAAGCTACGATGCGCATCTATCACTCCCCTACACAGGCAAGCTTTGTAGAGTTGCCGCTTGTAACTGAGCACTGA
- a CDS encoding L-lactate permease, translating to MAWPQTYLLFGKGLAFSALLAATPIFTLLVLLGVLRRPSWIAGLSGLGITLALAIGGYRMPITTAVSAALQGAAFGLFPISWIVFWAIALFRVTEVTGKFEIIKQSVSRLTPDLRLQALLIAFAFGAFLEGAAGFGTPVAIAATMLTGLGFSAFTASALCLLANTAPVAFGSIAIPVVTLAGTTGLALDKLSSAVGSFCAPVSLVLPTYLIVAMWGFRGVAGIWFPAAAAGLSFASVQFVVSNFIGPQLTDILASLTAMLTLVVVLRYWHPTTDHASEYLRKRGLLERNVSEYSMAEAIYAWLPYVLLVVCVLLWGYRPIQTLLNSVSVAIPWPFLHNVVWRMPPIVARSAPYPAIFNLNWFAASGTSCMIATLLSAICLRMSPVKFVHVLLSVVRTLLLPTVTVTSVLAMAFLMNYSGATATLGLAFSATGAVFPFFSALLGWLGVFLTGSDTAANALFGGLQVITAGRLGMDPVLLAASNSAGGVMGKMISLQTIAVAAAATGMSVADQSKLFRFTLKHSLLLASVIGGLALLYVYVVHLRWS from the coding sequence ATGGCATGGCCGCAAACGTATTTATTGTTTGGGAAAGGTCTGGCCTTTTCCGCTCTTCTTGCGGCGACTCCTATATTTACCCTACTAGTCCTTCTCGGCGTTCTTCGCAGGCCATCGTGGATTGCCGGGCTCTCCGGTCTCGGTATCACTCTCGCGCTCGCGATTGGAGGATACCGCATGCCCATTACGACAGCGGTGAGTGCAGCTCTTCAGGGAGCGGCTTTCGGGCTGTTTCCCATATCGTGGATTGTTTTTTGGGCAATCGCGCTGTTTCGCGTTACCGAGGTGACGGGTAAGTTCGAAATCATTAAGCAATCAGTCAGCAGATTGACACCCGACCTTCGTCTACAAGCCCTTTTGATTGCTTTTGCGTTTGGGGCATTCCTTGAAGGTGCGGCTGGCTTCGGTACTCCCGTGGCAATTGCTGCGACGATGCTTACAGGGCTGGGTTTTTCGGCGTTCACTGCCTCGGCTCTTTGTCTACTGGCGAATACGGCACCAGTTGCGTTTGGATCTATCGCCATTCCAGTCGTGACGCTGGCGGGAACCACAGGTCTGGCGCTGGATAAACTCAGCTCCGCAGTAGGCAGCTTTTGCGCCCCAGTTTCTCTCGTCCTTCCGACTTATTTGATTGTTGCAATGTGGGGATTCCGAGGTGTTGCGGGGATCTGGTTTCCCGCCGCGGCAGCAGGTTTGTCCTTTGCCTCAGTGCAGTTCGTGGTGTCGAATTTCATCGGGCCGCAGCTAACTGACATTCTGGCATCGCTCACCGCCATGCTCACGCTGGTTGTGGTCCTGCGCTATTGGCACCCCACGACAGATCATGCGAGCGAATACTTGCGCAAAAGGGGGTTGCTGGAACGCAATGTTTCCGAGTACAGCATGGCCGAGGCAATCTACGCATGGTTGCCTTATGTATTGCTGGTGGTCTGCGTTCTTCTGTGGGGGTATAGACCGATTCAGACCCTGCTGAACTCGGTGAGTGTTGCGATTCCATGGCCATTTCTACATAACGTCGTTTGGCGTATGCCGCCGATTGTTGCCCGGTCTGCGCCTTACCCTGCGATCTTCAATCTGAACTGGTTTGCTGCTTCGGGCACATCATGCATGATTGCGACCTTGCTTTCGGCGATCTGCTTGAGGATGAGCCCCGTGAAGTTTGTGCACGTGCTTTTATCAGTTGTGCGTACACTGCTCCTGCCCACCGTAACGGTCACCTCGGTGCTCGCGATGGCCTTCCTGATGAACTATTCCGGAGCGACTGCAACGCTGGGTTTGGCGTTCTCGGCCACGGGAGCGGTGTTTCCTTTCTTCAGCGCTCTTCTGGGCTGGCTTGGCGTGTTTCTGACTGGCTCCGATACCGCGGCGAATGCGTTGTTCGGGGGCTTACAAGTGATTACAGCTGGCCGTCTCGGCATGGACCCTGTTCTGCTCGCTGCCTCGAACTCTGCGGGAGGGGTGATGGGCAAAATGATTAGTCTGCAAACCATTGCGGTTGCCGCCGCTGCGACGGGGATGTCCGTCGCCGACCAATCAAAGCTCTTTCGCTTTACGCTAAAGCACAGCCTTCTGTTGGCGAGCGTGATCGGCGGGTTGGCACTTCTCTACGTGTATGTAGTTCACCTTCGCTGGAGTTGA
- a CDS encoding Gfo/Idh/MocA family protein, whose amino-acid sequence MHELNRRNFLKVAGVATAETLMGAKVNMLAQAQAEPEKAVATNDHIQIALIGAGGQGQGDTKTAIQVPGVKLVAVADCYDGRLQHSKELWGQDIFTTRDYAEILARKDIDAVIVGTPDHWHKQVSVDAMKAGKDVYCEKPMIHLYADGPEMIETAHATKRILQVGSQRVSSIIYAKAKELLAAGAIGQLNMVTARWDRNSSMGAWNYTVPLDASTETCDWPRFLGTAPKIPFNAERFFQWRKWRDYGSGVAGDLFVHLFSGTHFITGTHGPTRAMATGGLRFWKDGRDVPDVMLGLFDYREGFNLSLHVNFVDGGEESEGLIFTGSEGTMEIAGNTVSVNRVPREKEPGYTIETFTEAMQKQILEEYKAKYPPVHPSGAPSMGYEKYVAPHGYSDSYDHFKNFFNAVRTRQPVVEDAVFGYRAAGAALLSNLSMERGAVVQWNPDTIKLA is encoded by the coding sequence GTGCACGAATTGAATCGTAGGAATTTTCTCAAGGTTGCGGGAGTCGCAACGGCCGAGACGCTGATGGGAGCAAAGGTAAATATGTTGGCGCAGGCTCAAGCTGAACCGGAGAAGGCAGTTGCCACGAACGATCATATACAGATTGCGTTGATAGGCGCCGGAGGTCAGGGACAAGGGGACACCAAAACAGCAATTCAGGTTCCGGGAGTGAAGCTCGTGGCTGTTGCGGACTGCTACGATGGGAGGCTTCAACACAGCAAAGAACTGTGGGGGCAGGACATTTTTACGACCCGCGATTACGCCGAGATTCTGGCGCGCAAGGATATTGACGCAGTGATTGTTGGCACGCCAGATCATTGGCATAAGCAAGTTTCGGTCGACGCGATGAAGGCTGGAAAGGATGTCTATTGTGAGAAGCCGATGATCCATCTTTACGCGGATGGACCAGAGATGATAGAGACAGCGCATGCCACGAAACGCATCCTTCAGGTCGGAAGCCAGCGCGTGAGCTCGATCATCTATGCGAAGGCCAAAGAACTACTTGCTGCGGGCGCCATTGGACAACTGAATATGGTTACAGCGCGTTGGGACCGCAATTCATCGATGGGAGCTTGGAACTACACGGTCCCCCTGGACGCTTCAACTGAAACATGCGATTGGCCGCGTTTCTTGGGTACAGCCCCGAAAATCCCTTTCAATGCCGAACGTTTCTTTCAGTGGAGAAAGTGGAGGGATTACGGAAGCGGCGTTGCTGGCGATCTTTTCGTTCACCTCTTTAGTGGAACCCATTTCATCACAGGCACGCACGGGCCCACGCGTGCGATGGCTACAGGGGGCTTGCGTTTCTGGAAAGACGGCCGCGACGTGCCAGACGTGATGCTGGGTTTGTTTGATTACAGGGAAGGATTCAACCTGAGTCTGCACGTGAACTTCGTGGATGGTGGTGAAGAAAGCGAGGGGCTGATCTTTACCGGCTCAGAGGGAACGATGGAGATTGCCGGCAACACGGTCAGCGTAAACCGAGTTCCTCGCGAGAAGGAGCCTGGCTATACCATCGAGACGTTCACAGAAGCAATGCAGAAACAAATCCTCGAAGAATACAAGGCAAAATACCCGCCTGTTCATCCCTCAGGGGCGCCTTCAATGGGTTACGAAAAGTATGTGGCGCCACATGGATACAGTGACAGTTACGATCATTTCAAGAACTTCTTCAACGCCGTCCGCACGCGGCAACCTGTGGTCGAAGATGCTGTATTTGGGTACCGTGCAGCTGGAGCTGCGCTTCTAAGCAATCTCAGTATGGAGCGCGGCGCCGTGGTGCAGTGGAATCCGGATACGATAAAGCTTGCGTGA
- a CDS encoding Gfo/Idh/MocA family protein, producing MPYQPNRRSFLIASGLTALASTKAFGANNTIRIGVIGAGGRMQNLLDCADKVGPCQIVAVSDVYGPHRDAVKERSNGIATTHLDYREVLDKDIDAVIIASPDHWHVRMAVDALSAGKDVYLEKPVTHTIEEGAALTRAVRSGKQILQCGMQQRSWTHFRDAVDLIQGGSLGRVTQVRTYWWQNYGLHWPTKPVDTQALDWKLWLGAAPDQPFSEEKFHRWRWYWDFGGGAMTDLFTHWIDVVHWAMKTEQPRQAQIIADKFVFEQWDCPDTLQAAFRYPGFDVVYEGMMSSSIDDGGLEFRGNEATLKINRSGFAVYREGVKNDQNPVLKSESFRDGTISHMENFFECVHSRKEPNAPVETGVAAARAGQIGNLAYHRNGQISWPTKSST from the coding sequence ATGCCATATCAACCAAATCGCCGTAGCTTTCTCATTGCCAGCGGGCTTACTGCTCTTGCCTCAACCAAAGCGTTTGGCGCAAACAACACCATCCGTATAGGGGTCATTGGAGCTGGCGGACGCATGCAGAACCTTCTGGATTGTGCCGACAAGGTTGGCCCTTGCCAAATCGTGGCTGTGAGTGACGTCTATGGACCACATCGCGACGCCGTTAAGGAAAGATCAAATGGGATAGCCACTACGCATCTGGATTACCGTGAGGTTCTTGATAAAGATATCGATGCTGTCATCATTGCCTCGCCGGATCACTGGCATGTACGCATGGCCGTCGACGCACTGTCGGCTGGCAAAGACGTCTACCTGGAAAAACCAGTAACCCATACCATCGAGGAAGGCGCTGCACTTACTCGAGCTGTGCGCTCCGGCAAGCAAATCCTGCAGTGTGGCATGCAACAGAGAAGCTGGACCCACTTCCGCGATGCAGTCGATCTTATCCAGGGAGGAAGCCTTGGGCGCGTCACCCAGGTCAGAACCTACTGGTGGCAGAACTATGGCCTGCACTGGCCGACCAAGCCAGTCGACACTCAGGCTCTCGATTGGAAGCTTTGGCTGGGTGCCGCTCCCGATCAGCCGTTTAGCGAAGAGAAGTTCCATCGCTGGCGTTGGTATTGGGATTTTGGCGGCGGTGCCATGACCGACTTATTCACCCATTGGATAGATGTGGTTCATTGGGCAATGAAGACGGAACAGCCGCGCCAAGCGCAGATCATCGCCGATAAATTCGTGTTTGAGCAATGGGACTGCCCTGACACCCTTCAAGCAGCGTTCCGTTATCCGGGCTTTGATGTCGTGTACGAGGGCATGATGAGCTCCTCTATTGATGATGGAGGACTTGAATTCCGTGGAAACGAAGCTACGCTGAAGATCAACCGCAGCGGATTTGCCGTATATCGCGAAGGTGTGAAGAATGACCAAAATCCCGTTCTCAAGTCAGAAAGCTTCCGCGATGGCACTATTTCGCATATGGAGAACTTTTTCGAATGCGTCCATTCCCGCAAAGAACCGAACGCTCCGGTGGAAACAGGCGTGGCGGCCGCACGTGCCGGACAGATAGGCAATCTTGCCTACCATCGCAATGGCCAGATCTCTTGGCCAACTAAATCGTCGACTTGA
- a CDS encoding FG-GAP repeat domain-containing protein — protein sequence MPKKMNFSGLVFASMYTAFSWICGAQEIRKPTPGDGPAGLPQVTFLAHRLGTDHAEGITTIDMNGDGRPDLLSGAYWYENPGPAGGEWKRHQFRSVGILGEFVSDCGEWAIDVNHDGAPDVVTAGWMLNGLWWYENPKRPDVMWEKHKITDSYDTEGGAFADLNGDGKPDLALAHYNHSGILWVDFSQLEPKVHHVGGKEQDGHGIGMADVDGDGKVDLLTPFGWFKNIDADNDKWEWHGDWQLGDAGFPIIGYDVNNDGKMDIIYGQGHGYGLYWLEQQGEGTSRHWVKHVIDESFSQSHALKLVDIDGDGVPELLTGKRYRGHNGHDPGSYDPLVVYYYKIDRKIGQFTRYPISVNGTGGGGTQFVVEDLDGDGDLDVATAGKTGVHFFENLKVNHVPNESREDDLLLDKKWPFDGEGEIVQQENGPPPQQ from the coding sequence TTGCCGAAGAAAATGAACTTTTCAGGCCTCGTCTTTGCGTCAATGTATACGGCTTTCAGCTGGATTTGTGGGGCGCAAGAGATTCGCAAACCAACACCTGGCGATGGTCCTGCTGGCCTTCCCCAGGTGACATTTCTAGCGCATCGCCTGGGGACAGACCATGCCGAAGGCATCACAACCATCGACATGAATGGAGATGGACGGCCTGATCTGCTAAGTGGCGCTTACTGGTATGAGAATCCGGGACCAGCCGGAGGGGAGTGGAAGCGCCATCAATTTAGATCGGTAGGCATTCTCGGGGAGTTTGTTTCTGACTGCGGCGAGTGGGCTATCGACGTGAATCATGATGGCGCCCCTGATGTTGTCACTGCGGGCTGGATGCTCAATGGATTGTGGTGGTATGAGAATCCGAAGCGTCCTGATGTGATGTGGGAGAAGCACAAAATCACAGATAGTTATGACACGGAAGGTGGCGCCTTTGCTGATCTCAATGGCGATGGCAAGCCCGATTTAGCACTGGCACACTATAACCATTCAGGTATCTTGTGGGTTGACTTTTCGCAGCTAGAGCCGAAAGTTCATCACGTAGGTGGCAAAGAACAGGACGGTCACGGCATTGGCATGGCGGATGTGGATGGAGACGGCAAGGTGGATCTCCTTACCCCTTTCGGATGGTTCAAGAACATCGACGCTGACAACGACAAGTGGGAATGGCACGGAGACTGGCAGCTCGGGGACGCCGGGTTCCCAATTATTGGCTACGACGTGAACAATGATGGGAAGATGGATATCATCTACGGCCAGGGCCACGGGTATGGGCTCTACTGGCTCGAGCAGCAAGGTGAAGGGACCAGCCGGCATTGGGTGAAGCACGTTATCGACGAGTCGTTCTCACAGAGTCATGCGCTCAAGCTTGTCGATATTGACGGGGATGGCGTCCCCGAGTTGCTGACAGGCAAACGCTACCGCGGGCACAATGGCCACGATCCGGGGTCGTATGATCCGCTGGTGGTCTATTACTACAAGATCGACCGCAAGATTGGGCAATTTACGCGCTATCCCATATCCGTGAATGGTACAGGCGGTGGCGGGACGCAGTTCGTTGTCGAGGATCTGGATGGAGATGGTGATCTGGATGTCGCTACTGCGGGGAAGACAGGTGTGCACTTCTTTGAGAATCTAAAAGTAAACCATGTACCAAACGAATCTCGCGAGGACGACCTGTTGCTCGATAAGAAGTGGCCTTTCGATGGCGAGGGTGAGATTGTGCAGCAGGAGAACGGGCCTCCGCCTCAGCAATGA